One stretch of Janibacter limosus DNA includes these proteins:
- a CDS encoding enoyl-CoA hydratase-related protein — translation MTEVRYAVTDHIATITLDAHERRNALSVEMSRELIDAARTAEGDDSVGAVIVTGGQHFCAGAVRGVLADVGSDPVEDGAYRDLETVYRAFTTIGTIGLPTIAAVRGAAVGAGLNLAMATDLRVISTTARLLPGFAQIGIHPGGGHLSLLHRTAGRETAAAMGLFGEEVRGDQAVARGLAWAAVDDDAVEQTARDVAARVAADPQLARRLVQSFRRETAPGGLPWEVAVEVERSPQMWSLRRKHEG, via the coding sequence ATGACCGAGGTCCGATATGCCGTCACCGACCACATCGCGACGATCACGCTCGACGCCCACGAGCGCCGCAACGCGCTGTCCGTCGAGATGTCCCGCGAGCTGATCGACGCCGCCCGCACCGCAGAGGGAGACGACTCCGTGGGGGCCGTCATCGTCACCGGCGGACAGCACTTCTGCGCCGGCGCCGTGCGAGGCGTCCTCGCCGACGTCGGGAGCGACCCCGTCGAGGACGGTGCCTACCGCGACCTGGAGACGGTCTACCGGGCCTTCACGACGATCGGGACGATCGGCCTGCCGACGATCGCCGCCGTGCGCGGGGCTGCCGTCGGCGCCGGACTCAACCTGGCCATGGCGACCGACCTGCGCGTCATCTCCACGACGGCTCGTCTGCTGCCGGGCTTCGCCCAGATCGGGATCCACCCCGGTGGCGGCCACCTGTCCCTGCTCCACCGCACGGCCGGTCGTGAGACCGCAGCCGCCATGGGCCTCTTCGGGGAGGAGGTCCGCGGCGACCAGGCCGTCGCGCGAGGCCTCGCGTGGGCAGCCGTCGACGACGACGCGGTCGAGCAGACGGCTCGCGACGTGGCCGCGCGGGTCGCCGCCGACCCCCAGCTGGCGCGCCGGCTGGTGCAGAGCTTCCGCCGCGAGACCGCACCGGGCGGCCTGCCCTGGGAGGTCGCGGTCGAGGTCGAGCGCTCCCCCCAGATGTGGTCCCTGCGCCGCAAGCACGAGGGCTGA
- a CDS encoding YchJ family protein codes for MDPDPCPCGSGRALGSCCGPLLAAERQAMTAEELMRSRYTAHVYGNAEHLWRTWDGRTRPPEVHLDDTRWLGLEVRQTIDGGPEDTTGIVDFIARHTDGELAERSEFTRRGGRWFYTKEI; via the coding sequence ATGGACCCTGACCCCTGCCCGTGCGGCTCCGGCCGCGCCCTCGGCAGCTGCTGCGGACCGCTGCTGGCCGCTGAGCGCCAAGCCATGACGGCCGAGGAGCTCATGCGCAGCCGGTACACCGCGCACGTCTACGGCAACGCCGAGCACCTGTGGCGCACCTGGGACGGTCGGACCCGGCCGCCCGAGGTCCACCTCGACGACACCCGGTGGCTCGGCCTGGAGGTCCGCCAGACCATCGACGGAGGGCCCGAGGACACCACGGGCATCGTCGACTTCATCGCTCGGCACACCGATGGCGAGCTCGCCGAACGCAGCGAGTTCACCCGTCGCGGTGGCCGCTGGTTCTACACGAAGGAGATCTGA
- a CDS encoding YoaK family protein, giving the protein MSSGGYLDRIAGPERTPSLNHQLASLLALVAGILNSVGFIAVAFYTSHMTGVSAQVADQLVLGDYYLVGVGLLSVASFIAGAMACAVIFNWGRRRGLRGRYANVLLLEGVLMLVFGLLAEELTASWRELVFIPVLCFTMGLQNAIITKISGAQIRTTHVTGMVTDIGIELGKLAYRNRTPGLDPVQGNTPKLAMLASLVVLFVLGGVIGAAGYLAIGFAVLVPCALLLVVVSHRPLMRDLGARAEDRA; this is encoded by the coding sequence ATGAGCAGCGGTGGGTACCTCGACCGGATCGCCGGTCCCGAGCGGACGCCATCCCTCAACCATCAGCTCGCGAGCCTCCTCGCGCTGGTCGCGGGGATACTCAACAGCGTCGGCTTCATCGCCGTCGCCTTCTACACCTCCCACATGACCGGCGTCAGCGCCCAGGTCGCCGACCAGCTCGTCCTGGGCGACTACTACCTCGTGGGCGTGGGTCTGCTCTCGGTCGCCAGCTTCATCGCCGGCGCCATGGCCTGCGCGGTGATCTTCAACTGGGGTCGACGGCGCGGTCTGCGCGGGCGGTACGCCAATGTCCTGCTCCTCGAGGGCGTGCTCATGCTCGTCTTCGGCCTGCTGGCGGAGGAACTCACCGCCTCGTGGCGCGAACTCGTCTTCATCCCCGTGCTCTGCTTCACCATGGGCCTGCAGAACGCGATCATCACCAAGATCTCCGGGGCCCAGATCCGCACGACACACGTGACGGGGATGGTCACCGACATCGGCATCGAGCTGGGCAAGCTGGCCTATCGCAACCGAACGCCGGGCCTCGACCCCGTGCAGGGCAACACCCCCAAGCTCGCGATGCTCGCCTCCCTCGTCGTGCTCTTCGTGCTCGGTGGGGTCATCGGCGCGGCCGGATACCTGGCCATCGGCTTCGCCGTCCTCGTCCCGTGCGCCCTGCTCCTCGTCGTCGTCTCGCATCGGCCCCTCATGAGAGACCTCGGCGCCCGCGCCGAGGACCGTGCCTGA
- a CDS encoding GntR family transcriptional regulator produces the protein MTVATSPSPATKAGRLHTALRDDILTGRLAAGDPVDEATTAAQHDISRTPVREALKALTSEGLLVPGPRRQLRVVDISPEHRREVTSLRVALEVTAAPTACERRTDEDLDDLRTLVDRQRRQAKGGDVTAFLEADEAFHRALAATAAMPTLMLLLDQLGAFVRLARLGAPTPQRHLLALTREHDHLVDLLEAGDGAALSSALEEHIRSTALRG, from the coding sequence GTGACGGTGGCGACCTCCCCTTCGCCCGCCACCAAGGCAGGGCGCCTGCACACGGCCCTGCGTGATGACATCCTGACCGGGCGGCTGGCTGCCGGCGACCCGGTGGACGAGGCCACGACCGCGGCCCAGCACGACATCTCGAGGACGCCGGTGCGCGAGGCGCTGAAGGCCCTGACGAGCGAGGGGCTGCTCGTCCCCGGCCCGCGACGGCAGCTGCGGGTCGTCGACATCTCACCGGAGCACCGACGCGAGGTGACCTCCCTTCGCGTGGCACTGGAGGTCACCGCAGCGCCCACGGCCTGCGAGCGGCGCACCGACGAGGACCTCGACGATCTGCGCACCCTCGTGGACCGCCAACGCCGCCAGGCGAAGGGGGGCGACGTCACCGCCTTCCTCGAGGCCGACGAGGCCTTCCACCGGGCTCTCGCAGCCACCGCCGCGATGCCCACCCTCATGCTGCTCCTCGACCAGCTCGGCGCCTTCGTGCGGCTGGCCCGGCTGGGGGCGCCGACGCCGCAGCGGCACCTGCTGGCGCTCACCCGCGAGCACGACCACCTCGTCGACCTCCTCGAGGCCGGAGACGGTGCCGCGCTCTCGAGCGCGCTCGAGGAGCACATCCGCAGCACCGCCCTGCGCGGATGA
- a CDS encoding VOC family protein: MTDRPCFHLAIPVDDIVAARAFYGGVLGLSEGRSDTLWVDWNFYGHQVVTHQTADGSPGPAGHNPVDDHQVPVPHFGAVLTYDDFHDLADKMKAARAEFVIAPYLRFEGQPGEQWTMFFLDPAGNAMEFKAFADESMIFAK; this comes from the coding sequence ATGACCGACCGCCCCTGCTTCCATCTCGCCATCCCCGTCGACGACATCGTCGCCGCCCGCGCCTTCTACGGCGGCGTGCTCGGCCTGAGCGAGGGCCGCTCGGACACCCTGTGGGTGGACTGGAACTTCTACGGCCATCAGGTCGTCACCCACCAGACCGCCGACGGCTCCCCCGGCCCCGCGGGCCACAACCCTGTCGATGACCACCAGGTCCCGGTGCCGCACTTCGGCGCCGTCCTCACCTACGACGACTTCCACGACCTCGCGGACAAGATGAAGGCCGCGCGCGCAGAGTTCGTCATCGCGCCCTACCTGCGCTTCGAGGGCCAGCCCGGCGAGCAGTGGACGATGTTCTTCCTCGACCCGGCCGGCAATGCCATGGAGTTCAAGGCCTTCGCCGACGAGTCGATGATCTTCGCGAAGTGA
- a CDS encoding metallophosphoesterase: MNLPPSARLLAGTAAAGATALAWGTLVEPRLFALRRYTLPVLQPGSLPVRVLQLSDIHMVPGQRAKTEWIRGLAALEPDLVVNTGDNLSHLQAVPAVLEGLEPLLERPGVFVMGSNDYYAPAPKNPARYLTKHHARVSGPRIDLPTDELRSAMTSHGWSDLDNARTRLTLAGQPIGLVGVDDPHIGRDDYASVGAAADPAVTTIGITHAPYQRVLDAMTADGASLVIAGHTHGGQLCIPGFGALVTNCDLDRGRAKGASRWWPGAGSSTVAPADAAWLHVCAGLGASRYAPIRFACRPEAALLTLVSREVA, encoded by the coding sequence GTGAACCTCCCCCCTTCTGCCCGGCTGCTGGCCGGCACCGCCGCCGCTGGGGCCACCGCCCTGGCATGGGGCACCCTCGTCGAGCCGCGCCTCTTCGCGCTGCGCAGGTACACCCTGCCGGTGCTGCAGCCGGGGTCGCTCCCGGTGCGCGTGCTCCAGCTAAGCGACATCCACATGGTCCCCGGCCAACGTGCCAAGACCGAGTGGATCCGCGGTCTCGCCGCCCTCGAGCCTGACCTCGTCGTCAACACCGGTGACAACCTCAGCCATCTGCAGGCCGTGCCGGCGGTGCTCGAGGGTCTCGAGCCGTTGCTCGAGCGGCCCGGCGTCTTCGTCATGGGGTCCAACGACTACTACGCCCCTGCGCCCAAGAACCCTGCCCGGTACCTCACCAAGCACCACGCCAGGGTCTCGGGCCCTCGCATCGACCTGCCCACGGACGAGCTGCGGTCGGCGATGACCTCCCACGGGTGGAGCGACCTCGACAACGCCCGCACCCGCCTGACGCTGGCCGGACAGCCGATCGGCCTCGTCGGGGTGGACGACCCACACATCGGACGCGATGACTACGCCTCGGTCGGTGCAGCGGCCGATCCCGCCGTCACGACCATCGGCATCACCCACGCCCCCTACCAGCGGGTGCTCGATGCCATGACGGCTGATGGCGCCAGTCTGGTCATCGCCGGTCACACGCACGGCGGACAGCTGTGCATCCCCGGTTTCGGCGCGCTCGTCACCAACTGCGATCTCGACCGGGGCCGGGCCAAGGGGGCCTCCCGCTGGTGGCCCGGCGCCGGCAGCTCGACGGTGGCACCGGCCGATGCTGCCTGGCTGCACGTGTGCGCCGGGTTGGGCGCCTCGCGGTACGCTCCGATCCGGTTTGCCTGCCGGCCGGAGGCTGCCTTGCTGACGCTCGTCTCCCGGGAGGTTGCGTGA
- a CDS encoding GatB/YqeY domain-containing protein: MTDTLKSTLQHDLHDAMRARETVTISTLRMALTAISNEEVAGTSARELSDAETLKVLAKEAKKRKESATAYREANRPELAEREEAELVVLQAYLPEQLGDDELTAIVDRAVAQVGATSMAQMGQVMKLAQAEAAGRADGGALAAKVKARLAG; this comes from the coding sequence ATGACCGACACCCTCAAGTCCACCCTCCAGCACGACCTCCACGACGCCATGCGCGCCCGTGAGACGGTCACGATCAGCACGCTGCGCATGGCGCTGACGGCGATCAGCAACGAGGAGGTGGCCGGGACCTCCGCCCGTGAGCTCAGCGACGCGGAGACCCTCAAGGTGCTGGCCAAGGAGGCCAAGAAGCGCAAGGAGTCGGCGACCGCCTACCGCGAGGCCAACCGTCCTGAGCTCGCCGAGCGTGAGGAGGCCGAGCTCGTGGTGCTCCAGGCCTACCTGCCCGAGCAGCTGGGCGATGACGAGCTCACCGCGATCGTCGACCGGGCGGTGGCGCAGGTCGGGGCCACCTCGATGGCCCAGATGGGGCAGGTGATGAAGCTGGCCCAGGCCGAGGCTGCCGGTCGGGCTGACGGCGGCGCGCTCGCGGCCAAGGTCAAGGCACGCCTGGCCGGCTGA
- a CDS encoding transglycosylase domain-containing protein: MSDSRMPHLFRLLGAFVAVAVGIGLVGAGIAIPLAGATGGAAQSTAKSFNELDDEFTANPLAQQSKIYSADGKLLATPYDANRIVVPLSKVSPWMRKAQMAIEDSRFYEHGGIDVRGTLRALVSNASSGQTQGGSSITQQYVKLMLQEKAVREDDQAAVRAATEQTYSRKLQELKYALNVEKTHTKDQILGGYLNLALYGDQAYGVEAAANHFFSKPAKELTIGESATLAGVVQSPSRLNMRTNPEEVQKRRDVVLDRMQQLGMITPEQADAAKSKSVESMLKIKKNEGGTCSKAADPYFCNYVVQYLRQMPELGPDPDARMLAVNTGGLRIKTTLRRDWQKDLKEELTQRVPSGTEKFGAAGALVEPGTGKVRAIAQTSTYKVGLKKASTSYSEQAWSVPAQYGGTNGFAIGSTAKMYALVAALEKGKPLKSTVNAPPAGVKNPHAFSSDEFQSKCTTTGPWRVSNDYQVGGTMTLAEMTKKSINTAFAQLASDVGSCNIPKVMSKMGLTDGYGLPYGLSYANGKKVKGDYAISNLVLGSDSTSPLQLASSYATLAADGKFCPPNPIESITTANGKKMKIKTPPCKQVIDKNVARGVTQLLLGPLESGGTAAGNELDGGRQAAGKTGTTDNHKQSWFAGYTPQLSTAIWVGSPIREYDMDGITLGGRYYSQVFGGTLAAPIWSDIMNDASKGMAKKKFTKPSSKVVNGDLRSIPDVTGMGPTQAKEKIEKAGFKATEGSQVPSNAQAGAVAYTEPSGQALKGSRVTMYVSSGVPPYTPPPYTPPPYTPPPAPTTTQAPVPQPSTTSAPKTTSKTSSRTTSPKPTSKTSSPKATRKTADPPKPKKTDTKN, from the coding sequence ATGTCTGACTCCCGGATGCCGCACCTCTTCCGACTGCTCGGAGCCTTCGTGGCCGTCGCCGTCGGGATCGGACTCGTGGGTGCCGGCATCGCCATCCCCCTCGCCGGCGCGACGGGCGGAGCCGCCCAGTCGACCGCGAAGAGCTTCAACGAGCTGGACGACGAGTTCACCGCCAACCCGCTCGCCCAGCAGTCGAAGATCTACTCCGCGGACGGCAAGCTGCTGGCGACGCCCTACGACGCCAACCGCATCGTCGTCCCGCTGAGCAAGGTCTCGCCGTGGATGCGCAAGGCGCAGATGGCCATCGAGGACAGCCGCTTCTACGAGCACGGTGGCATCGACGTCCGGGGCACCCTGCGGGCCCTCGTCTCCAACGCCTCCAGCGGCCAGACCCAGGGTGGATCCTCGATCACCCAGCAGTACGTCAAGCTCATGCTGCAGGAGAAGGCGGTGCGCGAGGACGACCAGGCAGCGGTCCGCGCGGCCACCGAGCAGACCTACAGCCGCAAGCTGCAGGAGCTGAAGTACGCGCTCAACGTCGAGAAGACGCACACCAAGGACCAGATCCTCGGTGGGTACCTCAACCTCGCGCTCTACGGCGACCAGGCGTACGGCGTCGAGGCCGCGGCCAACCACTTCTTCAGCAAGCCCGCCAAGGAGCTGACGATCGGCGAGTCGGCCACCCTCGCGGGCGTGGTGCAGTCGCCGAGCCGTCTGAACATGCGCACCAACCCCGAAGAGGTCCAGAAGCGCCGCGACGTCGTCCTCGACCGGATGCAGCAGCTGGGGATGATCACCCCTGAGCAGGCGGACGCCGCGAAGTCCAAGAGCGTCGAGAGCATGCTCAAGATCAAGAAGAACGAGGGCGGCACCTGCTCCAAGGCGGCCGACCCCTACTTCTGCAACTACGTCGTCCAGTACCTGCGTCAGATGCCGGAGCTGGGCCCCGACCCCGACGCCCGTATGCTCGCCGTCAACACGGGAGGCCTGCGGATCAAGACCACCCTGCGGCGTGACTGGCAGAAGGACCTCAAGGAGGAGCTCACCCAGCGGGTGCCCAGCGGCACCGAGAAGTTCGGCGCCGCGGGCGCTCTGGTCGAGCCCGGCACCGGCAAGGTGCGGGCCATCGCCCAGACCTCGACCTACAAGGTGGGGCTGAAGAAGGCCTCGACCAGTTACTCCGAGCAGGCATGGAGCGTGCCGGCCCAGTACGGCGGCACCAATGGCTTCGCCATCGGGTCGACGGCGAAGATGTACGCGCTCGTCGCTGCGCTCGAGAAGGGCAAGCCCCTCAAGTCGACGGTCAACGCACCCCCGGCAGGCGTGAAGAACCCCCACGCCTTCTCGTCGGACGAGTTCCAGTCCAAGTGCACCACCACCGGCCCGTGGCGCGTCTCCAACGACTACCAGGTCGGCGGCACGATGACCCTGGCCGAGATGACCAAGAAGTCCATCAACACCGCCTTCGCCCAGCTGGCCTCGGACGTGGGCTCGTGCAACATCCCCAAGGTCATGTCCAAGATGGGGCTCACGGACGGCTACGGGCTGCCGTACGGCCTCAGCTACGCCAACGGCAAGAAGGTCAAGGGCGACTACGCCATCTCCAACCTGGTCCTCGGCTCCGACTCGACCTCCCCCCTTCAGCTCGCGTCCTCGTACGCCACGCTCGCGGCCGACGGCAAGTTCTGCCCGCCCAACCCGATCGAGTCGATCACCACGGCCAACGGCAAGAAGATGAAGATCAAGACGCCGCCGTGCAAGCAGGTCATCGACAAGAACGTCGCCCGAGGCGTCACCCAGCTGCTCCTCGGCCCTCTTGAGTCGGGTGGCACCGCAGCCGGCAACGAGCTCGACGGTGGCCGCCAGGCCGCGGGCAAGACGGGAACCACCGACAACCACAAGCAGTCCTGGTTCGCCGGCTACACCCCGCAGCTCTCGACCGCGATCTGGGTCGGCTCCCCGATCCGTGAGTACGACATGGACGGGATCACCCTCGGTGGTCGCTACTACTCCCAGGTCTTCGGTGGCACCCTCGCCGCCCCGATCTGGAGCGACATCATGAACGACGCGTCCAAGGGCATGGCGAAGAAGAAGTTCACCAAGCCGAGCAGCAAGGTCGTCAACGGCGACCTGAGGAGCATCCCGGACGTCACCGGCATGGGCCCGACGCAGGCCAAGGAGAAGATCGAGAAGGCCGGCTTCAAGGCCACTGAGGGCAGCCAGGTCCCGAGCAACGCGCAGGCCGGCGCGGTCGCCTACACCGAGCCCAGCGGTCAGGCACTCAAGGGCAGCAGGGTGACGATGTACGTCTCCAGCGGAGTCCCGCCGTACACGCCACCGCCCTACACGCCTCCGCCGTACACGCCGCCGCCGGCGCCGACCACGACGCAGGCGCCGGTCCCCCAGCCGAGCACCACGTCGGCTCCGAAGACGACGTCCAAGACGTCCTCGAGGACGACGAGCCCCAAGCCGACGTCGAAGACGTCCAGTCCCAAGGCGACGAGGAAGACGGCAGACCCACCGAAACCGAAGAAGACCGACACGAAGAACTGA
- a CDS encoding ArsA family ATPase, which yields MVPQQTPVLDLDTVVTDHERRIVVCCGSGGVGKTTTAAALAVRAAEHGRRVVVLTIDPARRLAQSLGLEELDNTPRPVTGLDTSAGGSLDAMMLDMKRTFDEVVEAHAAPDKAAQILANPFYIAVSSSFAGTQEYMAMEKLGQLRGLMADGSRDWDLIVVDTPPSRSALDFLDAPKRLGSFLDGRFIRLLTAPAKVGGRASLKVFSAGVSLASGVMTKLLGGDFLRDVQTFVAAMDTMFGGFRQRADQTYALLSRPETAFVVVAAPERDAMREAGFFIERLASDRMPLAGVLINRVHVAAAKQMGPGRAEDAAAQLEEMGGHDLAAALLTVHVEVAETAARHRGVITRFRTSHPGVPLGTVPAHAVDIHDLEGLREIGEALAGR from the coding sequence ATGGTCCCCCAGCAGACCCCGGTCCTCGACCTGGACACCGTCGTCACCGACCACGAGCGACGGATCGTCGTCTGCTGTGGCTCCGGTGGAGTCGGCAAGACGACCACGGCCGCGGCCCTCGCAGTACGGGCCGCCGAGCACGGACGACGGGTGGTCGTGCTCACGATCGACCCGGCGCGCCGGCTGGCGCAGTCCCTCGGACTGGAGGAGCTCGACAACACACCGCGTCCCGTGACCGGCCTCGACACGTCGGCCGGAGGTTCCCTCGACGCGATGATGCTCGACATGAAGCGCACCTTCGACGAGGTCGTCGAGGCGCACGCTGCGCCGGACAAGGCCGCGCAGATCCTTGCCAACCCCTTCTACATCGCCGTCTCCAGCTCCTTCGCCGGGACGCAGGAGTACATGGCGATGGAAAAGCTCGGACAGCTGCGCGGGCTGATGGCCGACGGGTCCCGGGACTGGGACCTCATCGTCGTCGACACCCCGCCGTCGCGGTCAGCGCTGGACTTCCTCGACGCCCCGAAGCGCCTCGGTTCCTTCCTCGACGGCCGCTTCATCCGCCTCCTCACCGCCCCGGCGAAGGTCGGGGGCCGGGCCTCCCTCAAGGTCTTCAGCGCCGGGGTCTCCCTGGCGAGCGGCGTCATGACGAAGCTCCTCGGAGGCGACTTCCTGCGGGATGTCCAGACCTTCGTCGCCGCCATGGACACGATGTTCGGTGGCTTCCGTCAGCGCGCGGACCAGACCTACGCCCTGCTCTCCCGTCCCGAGACCGCCTTCGTCGTGGTCGCGGCTCCCGAACGAGACGCCATGCGCGAGGCCGGCTTCTTCATCGAGCGTCTGGCCAGCGACCGGATGCCCCTGGCCGGAGTCCTCATCAACAGGGTCCACGTGGCCGCCGCCAAGCAGATGGGACCGGGTCGGGCCGAGGACGCCGCGGCGCAGCTCGAGGAGATGGGTGGCCACGACCTCGCCGCCGCACTGCTCACGGTGCACGTCGAGGTCGCCGAGACCGCCGCTCGTCATCGCGGCGTCATCACCCGCTTCCGCACGTCCCACCCGGGCGTGCCGCTCGGTACGGTCCCCGCGCACGCAGTCGACATCCATGACCTCGAGGGCCTGCGCGAGATCGGCGAGGCCCTCGCAGGTCGCTGA
- a CDS encoding ArsA-related P-loop ATPase, which yields MTGPSDSPVRLHVVTGKGGTGKTTVATAMALALAARGQRVLLAEVEGRQGLAQVLDVAPLGTEERTLVTDPSGGEVVGLSVDAKTALLEYLQKFYKLGRAGSILERVGAVDFATTIAPGVRDVLLIGRVYEAVGRVTKGAKKRPVFDSVVLDAPPTGRIGRFLNVNAEVSDVAKVGPVRNQADSITRLLQSPATAIHLVTLLEEMPVQETLDAIDELGTLSLRVGSVIANGVRQPILTHDDAAAVADQDPRVHEALEAALTAVGIKTGPALVGGLLQEGADHVERARLQAEQHAILQALDVPVHALPHLSDGVESGELGLLADVLAEQEGL from the coding sequence GTGACCGGCCCCTCTGACTCCCCCGTCCGCCTGCACGTCGTCACCGGCAAGGGCGGCACGGGCAAGACCACTGTGGCCACGGCCATGGCCCTGGCCCTCGCTGCGCGCGGACAGCGAGTCCTGCTCGCCGAGGTCGAGGGGCGGCAAGGCCTAGCCCAGGTCCTCGACGTCGCCCCGCTCGGCACCGAGGAACGCACCCTCGTGACCGATCCGTCGGGCGGCGAGGTCGTCGGCCTGTCCGTCGACGCCAAGACGGCACTGCTGGAGTACCTCCAGAAGTTCTACAAGCTCGGCCGGGCCGGATCGATCCTCGAGAGGGTGGGGGCCGTCGACTTCGCGACGACAATCGCGCCGGGCGTCCGCGACGTCCTGCTCATCGGACGGGTCTACGAGGCTGTCGGGCGGGTGACGAAGGGGGCCAAGAAGCGCCCCGTCTTCGACTCCGTGGTCCTCGACGCACCTCCCACCGGCCGGATCGGCCGGTTCCTCAACGTCAACGCCGAGGTCTCGGACGTCGCCAAGGTGGGGCCGGTGCGCAACCAGGCCGACTCGATCACCCGCCTGCTGCAGAGCCCGGCGACCGCGATCCACCTCGTCACCCTCCTGGAGGAGATGCCGGTGCAGGAGACCCTCGATGCGATCGACGAGCTGGGGACCCTCTCCCTTCGTGTCGGGTCGGTCATCGCCAACGGTGTGCGCCAACCGATCCTGACCCACGACGACGCCGCAGCAGTGGCCGATCAGGACCCGCGGGTCCACGAGGCGCTCGAGGCAGCGCTGACGGCTGTCGGCATCAAGACCGGACCGGCGCTCGTCGGGGGGCTGCTGCAGGAGGGCGCCGACCACGTGGAGCGCGCCCGGCTCCAGGCCGAGCAGCACGCGATCCTGCAGGCTCTCGACGTCCCCGTCCACGCACTCCCCCACCTCAGCGACGGGGTGGAGTCCGGCGAGCTCGGACTCCTCGCTGACGTGCTCGCCGAGCAGGAAGGCCTGTGA
- a CDS encoding DUF4177 domain-containing protein produces the protein MTQWEYVTVPLIVHATKQILDQWGEDGWELVQVLQGDGGNLVAYLKRPKGA, from the coding sequence ATGACCCAGTGGGAATACGTCACCGTGCCGCTCATCGTCCACGCCACCAAGCAGATCCTCGACCAGTGGGGAGAGGACGGCTGGGAGCTCGTCCAGGTGCTGCAGGGCGACGGAGGCAACCTCGTGGCCTACCTCAAGCGTCCCAAGGGCGCCTGA
- a CDS encoding RidA family protein, whose translation MGRIDDRLVELSMTLTEPAAPAGAYVPAIVDGNHVLTSGQLPIVDGALPTTGHVGSEVDPEQAKALARVCAINALAAIRSAIGDLDKVEQVVKVVGFVSSAPDFTGQPGVINGASELLGEVFGTAGEHARSAVGVAALPLGAPVEVEVTVRIRD comes from the coding sequence ATGGGGCGCATCGACGACCGGCTCGTCGAGCTGTCCATGACCCTGACCGAGCCGGCAGCCCCCGCAGGGGCATACGTCCCGGCGATCGTCGACGGCAACCACGTCCTGACCTCCGGCCAGCTGCCGATCGTCGACGGGGCCCTGCCCACGACCGGCCACGTCGGTTCCGAGGTGGACCCCGAGCAGGCCAAGGCGCTGGCCCGGGTCTGCGCGATCAACGCGCTCGCCGCGATCCGGTCCGCGATCGGCGACCTCGACAAGGTCGAGCAGGTCGTCAAGGTGGTCGGCTTCGTCTCCAGCGCACCCGACTTCACCGGCCAGCCCGGTGTCATCAACGGCGCGAGCGAGCTGCTCGGCGAGGTCTTCGGCACGGCCGGGGAGCACGCGCGCTCTGCCGTGGGCGTCGCTGCCCTGCCGCTCGGCGCCCCCGTCGAGGTCGAGGTCACGGTTCGGATCCGCGACTGA
- a CDS encoding NUDIX hydrolase → MAQRDFLLGSMREALLGLDGERPASAEPAPTKLASTVMLVRDDEGPLEVFMLRRVSSMAFAPSMHVFPGGGVDRRDAEDEVPWAGPSVEEWAETLDTDEASARMLVAAAVREIFEETGVLLASPVSDESQAPELDRDVAADLRARLVAHEIGFGQVLLEHHLVLRSDLLRYRAHWITPEVEPRRYDTRFFIAAVPEGQDPDGDTSEADHCEWLRPDAAVGAFEDGDLMLMPPTLVCLEQLAEVSTVSAALAQAIAIVPVMPQLVQTEAGPAMRAQLP, encoded by the coding sequence ATGGCACAGCGGGACTTCCTCCTCGGCTCCATGCGTGAGGCGCTCCTGGGACTGGACGGGGAGCGCCCGGCCTCGGCCGAGCCCGCACCCACCAAGCTGGCCTCGACCGTCATGCTCGTGCGTGACGACGAGGGCCCGCTCGAGGTCTTCATGCTCCGGCGGGTCTCCTCGATGGCCTTCGCGCCGTCGATGCACGTCTTCCCCGGAGGTGGCGTGGACCGGCGCGACGCCGAGGACGAGGTGCCGTGGGCCGGGCCATCCGTCGAGGAGTGGGCCGAGACCTTGGACACCGACGAGGCCAGCGCCCGGATGCTCGTCGCGGCCGCGGTGCGCGAGATCTTCGAGGAGACCGGTGTCCTGCTCGCCTCTCCCGTCTCCGACGAGAGCCAGGCCCCCGAGCTCGACCGTGACGTCGCCGCCGACCTGAGGGCTCGGCTCGTCGCGCACGAGATCGGCTTCGGCCAGGTCCTCCTGGAGCATCACCTCGTCCTGCGCAGCGACCTGCTGCGGTACCGGGCGCACTGGATCACTCCCGAGGTCGAGCCGCGCCGCTACGACACCCGCTTCTTCATCGCGGCGGTTCCCGAGGGCCAGGACCCCGACGGTGACACAAGCGAGGCCGACCACTGCGAGTGGCTGCGTCCCGACGCCGCCGTCGGCGCCTTCGAGGACGGCGACCTCATGCTCATGCCGCCGACGCTCGTCTGCCTCGAGCAGCTCGCCGAGGTGAGCACCGTGAGCGCCGCACTTGCCCAGGCCATCGCGATCGTCCCGGTCATGCCCCAGCTCGTGCAGACCGAGGCCGGCCCGGCCATGCGGGCACAGCTGCCGTGA